From the genome of Hirundo rustica isolate bHirRus1 chromosome 33, bHirRus1.pri.v3, whole genome shotgun sequence, one region includes:
- the LOC120764647 gene encoding FXYD domain-containing ion transport regulator 3-like: MEWEMLGALVILGVLSLARGNPPDAANPFQYDWCHLRVGGLVVAAVLSVVGIIVLFSGKCKCRSKASRCRPSPELSPLAGKGAATSC, encoded by the exons ATGGAGTGGGAAATGCTCGGAGCACTGGTGATACTGGGAG TTCTGTCCCTGGCCAGAGGGAACCCCCCGG aTGCCGCCAATCCCTTCCAGTACG acTGGTGTCACCTGCGTGTCGGTGGCCTCGTGGTGGCGGCGGTGCTGAGCGTGGTGGGGATCATCGTCCTGTTCA gtGGGAAGTGCAAGTGCCGGAGCAAGGCCAG CCGCTGCCGCCCCTCCCCGGAGCTGTCACCTCTGGCCGGGAAAG GAGCCGCCACCTCCTGCTGA